In the genome of Populus trichocarpa isolate Nisqually-1 chromosome 6, P.trichocarpa_v4.1, whole genome shotgun sequence, one region contains:
- the LOC7473620 gene encoding uncharacterized protein LOC7473620 yields the protein MGVPDASGDLSSEMEVDAFRRLFPLRYFERHLSESIRPDARPLGRARDTTLALGAVASAHGSALAKIGSTTMLAAIKMEVMTPSTESPEEGSIAIDFHMPPICSPIVRPGRPAEAAPVISKQLSDTISSSGMINLKELSLVSGKAAWMAYLDIYCLDADGALFDAALLSAVGAFSHLQIPIVSLNDDGKIVLVSEEDDGTKLEEEPVNKEKRKLTLSSIPFSLTCILHKNYILADPTAEEESIMETLVTVVLDSSSRLVSFYKPGGPVLAQTSAVQDCVALTRQRVKELQDILDETISGMEID from the exons atggGGGTGCCAGATGCCTCAGGGGACTTGTCATCCGAGATGGAGGTGGATGCTTTCAGACGCCTCTTCCCTCTTCGCTATTTTGAGCGTCATCTCTCAGAATCTATACGCCCCGATGCGAGGCCTCTTGGAAGAGCTAGAGATACAACATTAGCCCTTG GGGCTGTTGCATCTGCTCATGGGTCAGCATTGGCAAAGATCGGTTCAACT ACCATGTTGGCTGCCATAAAAATGGAAGTGATGACCCCTTCAACAGAGTCACCGGAAGAGGGCTCCATTG CTATTGATTTCCACATGCCCCCAATCTGTTCTCCAATTGTTAGACCTGGTAGGCCTGCCGAGGCTGCACCTGTGATATCAAAGCAATTATCCGATACCATATCAAG CTCTGGCATGATTAATCTAAAGGAACTGTCCCTGGTCAGTGGAAAAGCTGCCTGGATGGCGTACCTG GACATTTATTGTTTGGATGCTGATGGTGCTCTTTTTGATGCTGCACTACTCTCAGCTGTCGGTGCCTTCTCTCATT TGCAAATCCCCATAGTTTCCCTAAATGATGATGGAAAAATAGTACTCGTATCGGAGGAAGATGATGGAACAAAATTGGAGGAGGAGCCTGTCAACAAGGAGAAGAGGAAGCTCACACTGAGCAGCATTCCATTTTCATTGACATGCATACTTCACAAGAACTACATCTTGGCAGACCCAACTGCAGAAGAAGAGTCTATTATGGAAACTCTTGTAACGGTGGTTTTGGATTCATCTTCCAGACTCGTGTCTTTTTACAAGCCAGGTGGACCAGTTCTTGCCCAGACATCAGCTGTCCAG GATTGTGTTGCATTGACTAGGCAGAGAGTGAAGGAACTTCAAGACATTTTAGATGAGACCATTTCTGGTATGGAGATTGACTAA
- the LOC7473621 gene encoding cytoplasmic tRNA 2-thiolation protein 2 translates to MSCNSSGCQSNCYKNGDQVSDSPPPPPPLAAANNSNNLCLKCKTNSPITPGSLSGDEARFCADCFRSNIYGKFRLAVTSQAMISPSDNVLVAFSGGPSSRVALQFVHGLQDRAQKNFEASKDKSLPVFGVGVAFIDESAVYPVSSDKVDGAIQDMRSVVSNLAPPTKQLHVVPIENIYASDSSDGKDRLTKLLDAVNDATGKEDLLLHLRMLALQMVASQNGYNRLILGSCTSRIACHVLAATVKGQGYSLSADIQYVDARWEIPVVLPLRDCTSQELNLLCQLDGLKTLQPFDSTPSGINGLISSFVNVLQEENSSRECTILRTAGKLTPFEFNRIPETDNCNVPLAIRRRQKRYNLKTKESISSELFCPICNAPLKNFNSLNLSSLKSCQSSRFNAACCSSCQFQIIPKDPSSMGNFCSLLPQQVVDRAKHGNCSNLSLLRGQIQDCLLSDSEDET, encoded by the exons atgtCTTGCAATTCCTCAGGTTGCCAATCCAATTGCTACAAAAACGGTGACCAAGTATCGGACtcaccgccaccaccaccaccactagcAGCAGCCAACAATTCTAATAATTTATGCCTCAAGTGCAAGACCAACAGCCCCATCACTCCTGGATCTCTTTCTGGTGATGAAGCACGCTTTTGTGCTGATTGCTTTAGAAGTAATATCTATGGGAAGTTCAGGCTTGCTGTTACTTCTCAGGCCATGATTTCTCCTTCTGATAACGTTCTTGTTGCTTTCTCTGGCGGCCCTTCCTCcag GGTAGCTCTACAGTTTGTACATGGGTTGCAAGATAGAGCACAAAAGAATTTTGAAGCAAGTAAGGATAAATCATTGCCAGTTTTTGGTGTTGGAGTAGCGTTTATTGATGAAAGTGCAGTCTATCCAGTTTCTTCTGATAAAGTTGATGGAGCGATTCAGGATATGAGATCGGTCGTGTCAAATCTAGCCCCACCAACAAAACAGCTGCATGTTGTTCCAATTGAAAATATCTACGCTTCAGATTCAAGTGATGGGAAGGATAGATTGACAAAGTTATTAGATGCTGTTAATGATGCCACTGGGAAAGAAGATCTTCTGCTGCATTTGCGAATGTTGGCTTTGCAAATG GTTGCATCTCAAAATGGATACAACAGACTTATTCTAGGATCATGTACATCAAGGATTGCTTGCCATGTCCTTGCAGCAACTGTTAAG GGCCAGGGATATTCTTTATCAGCAGATATACAATATGTTGATGCACGGTGGGAGATACCAGTAGTGCTTCCACTTCGTGACTGTACTTCACAAGAGCTGAATTTGTTGTGCCAACTTGATGG TCTAAAGACTCTGCAACCGTTTGACAGTACTCCCTCTGGAATCAACGGTTTGATATCTTCGTTTGTGAATGTCTTGCAG GAAGAAAATTCTTCTCGTGAGTGCACGATTTTACGGACAGCTGGAAAGCTTACTCCATTTGAATTCAACAGGATTCCTGAAACTGATAACTGCAATGTTCCTTTGGCTATTCGAAGGCGTCAAAAGAGATACAATCTAAAGACGAAGGAATCTATTTCTTCAGAGTTGTTCTGTCCCATTTGCAATGCCCCCCTCAAGAATTTTAATTCCTTGAATTTGAGCAGTCTCAAGAGTTGCCAAAGTTCAAGGTTTAATGCTGCTTGTTGTTCAAGTTGCCAGTTTCAGATAATTCCCAAGGACCCCTCATCAATGGGGAATTTCTGTTCTCTTTTACCACAGCAAGTGGTTGACAGAGCAAAGCATGGAAATTGTAGCAATTTAAGTTTGCTAAG GGGGCAAATTCAAGATTGCTTGCTTTCAGACAGTGAAGATGAAACTTGA
- the LOC7496136 gene encoding protein N-terminal glutamine amidohydrolase, protein MSNLEVSQFTHTPFYCEENVYFLLKKLCKDGVADADGSDLFVVFISNDKKQIPLWHQKASTRADGIILWDYHVICIQRKRDGNSHLVWDLDSSLSFPSPLASYVSETIRPSFQLFSEYQRSFRIVHAPIFLRFFASDRRHMKDSVGNWTAQPPAYEPIVAEDGTIHNLNEYMEIHASDESTNMEADLINSVFTQQLGVVIGENQLEEFFSQIS, encoded by the exons ATGAGCAATTTGGAGGTTTCCCAGTTCACTCACACCCCATTTTACTG TGAAgaaaatgtttattttcttctcaAGAAACTATGCAAGGATGGTGTAGCAGATGCTGATGGGTCtgatctttttgttgttttcatttccaATGATAAGAAACAg atccCACTGTGGCATCAAAAGGCTAGTACAAGAGCAGATGGAATCATTCTTTGGGATTATCATGTGATTTGCATTCAG AGAAAAAGAGATGGGAACTCTCATTTAGTGTGGGATTTGGATTCAagtctttcctttccttctccgTTAGCTTCATATGTCTCCGAAACCATCCGGCCATCATTTCAGCTCTTCTCTGAGTACCAAAG GTCTTTCCGAATTGTGCATGCTCCAATTTTCCTCCGTTTCTTTGCATCTGATAGAAGACACATGAAAGATTCTGTTGGTAATTGGACTGCCCAACCTCCTGCATATGAACCCATCGTAGCTGAAG ACGGAACCATTCACAACCTGAATGAATACATGGAGATCCATGCATCTGATGAATCAACAAATATGGAGGCTGATTTGATCAATTCAGTTTTCACTCAGCAACTTGGTGTGGTGATAGGCGAGAATCAGTTGGAGGAATTCTTTTCTCAAATTTCTTGA
- the LOC7473622 gene encoding uncharacterized protein LOC7473622, translated as MEPEPEPDNKPPSPPPKRRSICHKCDRPIPVCLCHVIPTPPIPTRTQIIIIQHPHESHHKLNTTPLLTKSLLNSSSIITRRLTSNTLINEPPSSTYYLFPPSQSSPAVTLSDLKTALKNNTPPVLIVFDATWKHAKEMVSASEGYLSRFATRVCLDGFDGGIEGGSIYDSDLVLRKEPCGGCVSTLEAVARWLGVVEENGLEIEDRLVGLLKEMVRLQAQFLKPMRPRPKLLKKSKQIEQGKNSSDA; from the coding sequence ATGGAACCAGAACCAGAACCAGACAACAAGCCACCGTCTCCACCACCAAAACGCCGTTCAATCTGCCACAAATGTGACCGTCCAATCCCAGTTTGCCTCTGCCACGTCATTCCGACCCCACCAATCCCAACAAGAACACAAATCATAATAATCCAACACCCCCACGAATCCCACCACAAACTCAACACCACACCTCTCCTCACCAAATCACTCCTCAACTCCTCCTCTATAATAACCCGCCGGCTTACCTCTAACACCCTGATAAACGAACCCCCTTCCTCCACCTACTACCTATTCCCACCCTCACAGTCCTCACCGGCTGTAACTCTATCAGACCTCAAGACAGCGTTAAAAAACAACACCCCTCCTGTCTTAATCGTGTTCGATGCCACGTGGAAGCATGCTAAGGAGATGGTGAGTGCTAGTGAAGGGTATCTGAGTAGATTCGCAACAAGGGTGTGTTTGGATGGTTTCGATGGAGGCATAGAAGGAGGGAGTATTTATGACTCTGACCTGGTTTTGAGAAAGGAGCCTTGTGGTGGTTGTGTTAGCACTTTGGAGGCCGTGGCTAGGTGGTTAGGGGTCGTAGAGGAAAATGGGCTTGAGATTGAAGATAGACTGGTTGGGCTTTTGAAAGAGATGGTTCGATTACAGGCTCAGTTTTTGAAGCCCATGAGGCCTAGGCCTAAGCTGCTGAAGAAAAGTAAACAAATAGAGCAAGGAAAAAATAGCAGCGACGCGTGA
- the LOC7496137 gene encoding leucine-rich repeat receptor-like tyrosine-protein kinase PXC3 yields the protein MAFSCLVYLFLGFLSKSLLVTAQLDDQAILLAINRELGVPGWGANNTNYCKWAGISCGLNHSMVEGLDLSRLGLRGNVTLISELKALKQLDLSSNSFHGEIPSAIGNLSQLEFLDLSLNKFGGVIPMELGSLKNLKSLNLSNNMLVGQIPDEFQGLEKLEDFQISSNKLNGSIPSWVGNLTNLRVFTAYENDLGGAIPDNLGSVSELKVLNLHSNMLEGPIPKSIFSMGKLEVLILTLNRLKGELPESVGNCRGLSNIRIGNNDLVGVIPKAIGNVSSLTYFEVANNHMSGEIVSEFAQCSNLILLNLASNGFTGVIPAELGQLVNLQELILSGNSLIGDIPISIIGCKSLNKLDLSNNRFNGTVPNGICNMSRLQYLLLGQNSIKGEIPHEIGNCLKLLELQMGSNYLTGNIPPEIGHIRNLQIALNLSFNHLHGPLPPELGKLDKLVSLDVSNNQLSGTIPPLFKGMLSLIEINFSNNLLSGPVPTFVPFQKSPNSSFFGNKGLCGEPLSLSCGNSYPSGRENYHHKVSYRIILAVIGSGLAVFVSVTIVVLLFMMRERQEKAAKTAGIADEKTNDQPAIIAGNVFVENLKQAIDLDAVVKATLKDSNKLSIGTFSTVYKAVMPSGMVLMARRLKSMDRTIIHHQNKMIRELERLSKLCHDNLVRPVGFVIYEDVVLLLHHYLPNGTLAQLLHESSKKSEYEPDWPMRLSIAIGVAEGLAFLHHVATIHLDISSFNVLLDADFQPLVGEVEISKLLDPSRGTASISAVAGSFGYIPPEYAYTMQVTAPGNVYSYGVVLLEILTTRLPVDEDFGEGLDLVKWVHGAPARGETPEQILDARLSTVSFGWRREMLAALKVALLCTDSTPAKRPKMKKVVEMLQEIKQS from the exons ATGGCATTTTCATGCTTGGTGTAtctttttcttgggtttttatCAAAGTCTTTGTTAGTGACTGCTCAGTTGGATGATCAAGCTATACTGTTAGCCATTAACAGAGAGCTTGGAGTCCCTGGGTGGGGTGCCAACAACACAAATTACTGCAAGTGGGCTGGCATTAGCTGTGGCTTGAATCATTCAATGGTTGAAGGGCTTGACCTTTCAAGGCTTGGCCTTCGAGGTAACGTGACTCTAATCTCTGAGCTCAAAGCACTGAAGCAGCTTGATCTTTCTAGCAATAGTTTTCATGGTGAAATTCCTTCAGCTATTGGGAACTTGTCTCAGCTTGAATTTCTTGATTTGTCTTTGAATAAGTTTGGAGGCGTGATTCCTATGGAGTTGGGTAGTCTTAAAAACCTCAAGTCATTGAACCTTTCTAATAACATGCTTGTAGGACAGATACCTGATGAGTTTCAAGGTCTAGAAAAGCTGGAGGATTTTCAAATTTCTAGTAATAAGCTGAATGGTTCTATTCCATCTTGGGTGGGTAATTTGACAAACTTGAGGGTTTTTACTGCCTATGAGAATGACTTAGGTGGTGCAATTCCTGATAATCTAGGTTCAGTTTCTGAGTTAAAGGTGTTGAACCTTCATTCCAACATGCTTGAAGGGCCAATACCAAAGAGCATTTTTTCTATGGGGAAGTTGGAAGTCTTGATTCTTACGCTGAATCGGTTGAAAGGTGAGCTTCCTGAATCAGTTGGCAACTGCAGAGGCCTCTCCAATATCCGAATTGGAAACAATGATCTTGTAGGAGTCATCCCTAAGGCTATTGGGAATGTTAGCAGCCTCACATATTTTGAAGTGGCCAATAATCATATGTCTGGTGAGATTGTGTCTGAGTTTGCTCAATGCTCTAATCTAATCCTCTTAAATCTGGCCTCAAATGGATTTACTGGAGTTATTCCTGCTGAGCTTGGACAGCTTGTAAATCTGCAGGAATTGATTCTTTCGGGTAATAGTTTGATTGGAGATATCCCGATATCAATTATTGGATGCAAGAGCCTTAACAAGCTTGACCTTAGCAATAATAGATTCAATGGCACTGTTCCTAATGGTATTTGCAACATGTCAAGATTGCAGTACTTACTTCTGGGTCAGAATTCAATCAAAGGTGAGATACCTCACGAGATTGGAAACTGCTTGAAACTTCTTGAATTGCAAATGGGTAGCAACTACTTGACTGGAAATATCCCTCCGGAGATTGGTCACATCAGGAATTTACAGATAGCCTTGAATTTGAGCTTCAATCATCTCCACGGACCTCTGCCCCCTGAATTAGGGAAACTCGACAAGCTGGTTTCATTGGATGTCTCCAACAATCAACTTTCCGGCACTATCCCTCCTTTATTCAAGGGAATGTTAAGTTTGATAGAGATTAATTTCTCCAACAATCTGCTCAGTGGCCCTGTACCCACCTTTGTACCATTTCAAAAGAGTCCAAATTCAAGCTTTTTTGGGAACAAAGGACTCTGTGGAGAGCCGTTGAGCTTGTCATGTGGAAATTCTTATCCTTCTGGTCGGGAGAATTACCATCATAAGGTCTCTTACAGGATTATACTAGCTGTTATTGGCTCTGGTTTGGCGGTATTTGTCTCTGTAACTATAGTTGTTCTACTGTTTATGATGAGGGAGAGACAGGAAAAGGCAGCCAAGACTGCAGGGATTGCTGATGAAAAAACCAATGACCAACCAGCAATTATAGCTGGCAATGTCTTTGTTGAAAATCTCAAGCAAGCAATAGATCTTGATGCTGTTGTTAAAGCAACTTTGAAAGATTCAAATAAGCTCAGCATCGGAACTTTCAGCACAGTATACAAGGCAGTTATGCCTTCTGGGATGGTCTTGATGGCGAGGAGACTAAAATCCATGGACAGAACCATAATTCATCACCAGAACAAGATGATAAGGGAACTTGAAAGACTGAGCAAGCTCTGTCATGATAATCTAGTGCGACCCGTTGGATTTGTAATTTATGAAGACGTCGTTCTTTTGCTGCATCATTATTTACCCAATGGGACATTAGCTCAACTTCTTCATGAATCAAGCAAGAAGTCCGAGTATGAACCTGATTGGCCTATGAGGCTATCCATTGCCATAGGGGTGGCAGAAGGATTGGCTTTTCTTCATCACGTGGCCACAATCCACCTtgatatttcttcttttaatgtTCTTCTAGATGCTGACTTCCAGCCCTTGGTTGGGGAGGTGGAGATATCGAAGCTCTTGGATCCATCCAGAGGCACAGCAAGCATCAGTGCAGTTGCAGGGTCATTTGGTTATATTCCCCCGG AGTATGCATACACAATGCAAGTTACAGCTCCAGGAAATGTTTATAGCTATGGGGTAGTACTGCTCGAAATCCTAACAACTCGGCTACCAGTCGACGAGGACTTTGGTGAAGGGTTAGATTTGGTGAAGTGGGTTCATGGTGCTCCAGCTAGGGGAGAGACTCCTGAGCAGATACTTGATGCAAGACTTAGCACCGTTTCCTTCGGTTGGAGGAGAGAGATGCTGGCAGCTCTTAAGGTAGCGTTACTCTGCACCGACAGCACACCAGCCAAGCGGCCAAAAATGAAGAAGGTAGTTGAAATGCTTCAAGAAATAAAGCAAAGCTGA